The region AAGAccttgggggaggagagaagctTCTCCACCTAACTTCCCTATGCACTGCCACTCAACTGACCTAGGGTTGGGCCAGGGTGAAGAAGCTTGAAGGCGCACACCTCCCACCTGCTAACCAATCCTCAGGGACCCGTCCTTCTAAATTACAGGACTAGCTCAATGATGTTAGACGCAACCCAAGCAGAGGCAAACCACTGCGGTTCTTAAAGTCTTGTTTACGTCTGGGCCCCGAGCAGAGCCGCAGCTATAGGTAGACTTCTTTCTGACATGCCCACGATGGATTCCCAGAGGCCTCGCAGGCCCAAGACCCGCCGTTTCCGGCTTCCCGGCTCAGGGCGGCCTACATTCGGGCCTTTCAAGGCCCCCTCAGACAGCCCGGACCCGTGGCTCACCCTCGAGCGTCTCGCACTGCACCAGGTTGAGGTAGTCCGCCTGGCTGAGCACCCCGGCCTTCAGGCCGCGCACTAGTCCCTCCAAGTAGCCATTGTCCACGTTGAAATAAAGCTCCGGGAAGAACGACATGGCTGCGGCGGGGGCGGCGGGACCAGATAGCCCCGATCTGCCCGCACGCAACTCGACTCGGGGGATCAGCTGACGCGGCACCCGCAGCAGGCTGTCAAGTGCGTCAGGTGACGCACTGCATCTCACGTGACCACAATGGGGCTGGCTCTTAAATGTATCCAGCTTCCGGGCTCCCTGGCGCGCATGCGTTCCTCTGGAGTGACCGCCCTCCGAGCGCCTGCGCACTAGAGAAAGGTGAGCCTTCAGCGCCTAACGGAGAGCAAAGTAATGTCGATGTTGGAAATCGACCGCGTGGTGGTGCTAATACCCTCAGGATTCGAACGGGGCCCTCAGTTTAGTTTTCCCGGGTTAGGCGCTTCTGTCTGGCTCCGTTAGGGCCAACCGGATAAAACTGAGCATGTATGCTGTTCCTTATGCTGTGGAGACTATCTCCTACTGGACGGAAACCGAGGTCcagggagagtgggggagggttTTGGAGCCAAATGTTTTTCCTCTAGTTAAGACTTTACACCCGGTTGCACTAGTTCTCTAGGACCGACTTGCGACCTCTTGCTTTCCCCAAAAGGGCCTGTGCCTTAAAATCGTTCATTATATGACAAAGATGATGCGGTAGCCTAGACCCTGAGGTTATGGTGTGTGTAATTCCAGCATGACGACGACGCCCCCCCCCCTTCGGTGAGcccaacaaccctttcacagtCACATTTGAAATAACCACAGCTTTAGAGTTAGTCCCATCCTTTATTCGCGTCCCCTGCCTTTGCCCAACATCCGTTGGCTAGGTGCGGCTGCAGAGGTTCGTGGTGCCAGTACCTAGCTTGCGGCAGTAGCAAAAGGTATTGAAGAAGCGGCAGTAGCACGTGGCGCACAGGTCGCAGCAAGGTACCTGTTGTCCCAAGCAGGACTCGTGCAGCCTTACACAGCGACGCGGAGAACGAGACTCGCGGTTCTGTGGATCTAGCACCTGCGTTCGTAGGGGAGTAAGGTTCAGGAAACTCTCGAATCCCGATCCCAATAGGATGGCAGTGGAGTGTGGGTCAGGGATGGTCTGCAGTTCTGCCCAGGTTGGGTAGTCCGGGAGTGGGGATAGATGATGGCATCTGATGCTCCCTACCTTCTACTTTATCCCTTTCCCTAAGGAGTTACCTCTGCCAAAGCTTCTGCCTTCTGCAGCAGAACATCTTCTGCTCGGTCTGCCGCTGTCTTCTTCAGACTTAGACCTGGGACAAAAGATGTGAGGGCCACACCCACCATGCGCCCAGTACCCACCTCCAAGGTTAAGCTTGGGATTAGGGAAGGAGGGTTTAGCctgggcaggcagatctgtggcCAGCAATTGTGTTTGCCCCACACATTCCCAACCTGACCATACTCACCTGAGAACTCTGGGAACAGGGCCTGGTCAGGCCTTCTGATGCCCTTCAGTGGTGCCACGCCCATATGGACCCCCAATGTGGGAGGCAGTGCCAGCAGCAGGACACAGCTCAGCAACATTGCAGTCAGCATGGCCTGactcagcaggaaaaaaaaaaaaaccatttagtCTCTCCTCATCCTTAGAGTACCCTACCAATGCTGAGAGAGATGTTCCCAGAAAGTCCGAATTCCGGCACAGTCTTTGTGCTTACCTTTGCTTGTTGATCCTTGCCTAAGGAGTTCCTGGCCACTTGTGCCCTGAGCTTATATGGCAGGGTCTAATAAAGGGCCCACACGTGACTACTTCCTGTAGCTAGGGCATGAGGGGCCTCCCTGGAAAATAAGAGTCACAATTCAGGCTTTCTCCCTAGAACCTGAACTTTTGGGTGTTCTATTAGAACATCTCCAATTTGACATGAGACAGCCAGGAACCAATTAAACTTTCGGAACAAGATAGGGTGTCCACACCCCAAAATTTCCATAAGAGCAGAACCTAGGGATGGGTCAGGCTAGAGCCATTAGCAATAATAAGGCAGGCGGCCCTCTGATCTTAATTTAATTTCTGCCCCCACAGATGTTCACTTAGTCTCCCTAGGACATGTTATTTCCTTTGCTTCCAGGAACTTTGGTCAAGGGCACCAAAGAGGGTCAGTGAATGTCACCAGGCAGCAGTGAAGTGAAAAACTAGACCCAAGGTATCTTTGGAAGAGAGATCAAAAAAGCCCTTACAGACGAAACCAAGCCCTCctggctctccctcctctttcccttctttaaGACCCCTACTCTTATTCCCATCCCCAAGCCCCCTTTCTACCTTGGGTTCCTGGAAACCAAGGGagcagaacacactgttcccAGGGTGGGCATTCAGCTTCAGAGTAAAAAGCTTTCAGGCTGCCTGCTTCATTAGTGTTAATGGCTGCTCCCTTCCGCCTTGTGTTGTCAGGTCTCTGCCTACACCTGGCCTCATCAGCTTGAGGACATGGTGAGGACTGCCCATTTGTGGGTATAACAGACccccttggcttttttttttttttttttatgataggGTCTTATTTTGTAAGACCAGGCTCCCCTCCAACTTAGAGAAATCCACCtgactctacctcctaagtgctgggattaaaggcatccaccATGACagtgagttttttgttgtttttgcctgcatgtatgtatgtacaccaagTACATGTCCAGTACCCAAGAAGGTCAAAAGAAGGCTTTTGGGcctcctagaactagagttacaaatgattgtgaaccaccatttaggtgctaggaactgaatctgagtcctctgaaaaaagcaacaaatgttcttaacctctgagacaacTCTCCAACCCCTCTTTACTGgactttctaaaaaaaatcatacGCATGCTCATTTGGAGAAGGAATACACCCCCAGTGCACAAGgcaataagaaaaaatgaaagaactgtCAGATATTCAGCTTGTCCACACTGACTCTTCTGATGAGGTGGTTGCCTGAGGAAATCCTCCTTCCAAGAATGAAAAAAGCAGATTGCCCTCTGGTGGCCTTCTCTAGAGTCCACATCAATGGTTGGGTTCAAGCTTCATGGGAAGAAGGTGCTCTGCTGAGGAACTGGTGTCTGGAGTCAGGCTCTGTCAAGTACTGGTGTCTGGAGTCAGGCTCTGTCAAGTACTGGTGTCTGGGGTCAGGCTCTGTCAAGTACTGGTGTCTGGAGTCAGGCTCTGTCAAATACTGGTGTCTGGGGTCGGGCTCAAACACTTGTTTGTGGAGTGAGGCTGGCATTTCGTTCTCCTGCAGGTGACTTGGGATACAGTCCTCAGAACTCAGAGTCTACTGTCTACTTCCCAGGTAGAGGAGCTGGGGAAAGCCCCTGTAGGGGAGTAGTCCTCAAACTCTCCTTTAGGACAGCAAGGGAACAAGGGTCTTTTCTTTCCACCCCTGAGATTAGTATAGACAGTTTGATGAGGCTGTCACTGAGTAGACCTGGCATTGTGACCTGTTTGAAAGCGGATCTGGGAGTTTGATGCCCCTTCAGGACTTTTGTCTTCTCTAGAGTAACAGGGAAAAGAAATTAGGCTATATCCTAGCTGTGTCACTAGGAGCTCAGGAACAGCAGTCCATGAAGGGTACATGAGGAACTTTTCTAAGATCATTTTTTATCCTCCATTACTGGATATTCTGGCTGAAAAGGTAAGCAGGGGCAGCTTGTGAACTGGGAAGGTGCCCCAGCAAGCTGATGAACACTGTAATCCCAACCCTTAGGAAGATTGCTGAGACAAGCTCTGGACACTTGGCCATACCTATTTACCATCTATCCTCAGAACAGGTCTTCATGTCTCCAGTGGGGTCTCCTCCTACCCTGAAGGTCAGCTGTCTTCAGCTGGTTGTTTGTGCACAATGTGCATTGGGCGATGGAACAACGGCCATGGTGCTTATAGGAGCAATTCATGATCCTGGACAAGTCCAATGGGAGAGATAGTCAAGAAACCCAACCCAAAATACAGTGACAAGGGTCAGACAGCAAGAGGGTGTCCAGCAGAGACATTTAGGTAAAGCCACATGCTACATTTAATAAGGTTCTCTGGCAGAAGAGACAATCCTAACCTCAAAGCCTCAGGAGGATTACCATCTCATTCTGAGTTCACAGCATTCTAAAGGAAGTCAGTGACAGGTCTGCTGATTCATCACCATCCAACAGACAGCACAGAAATACAGAAGGAATTGTCTCAAGAAATAgaattcatggggttggggatttagctcagtggtagagcgcttgcttagcaagcgcaaggccctgggttcggtccccagctccgaaaaaaagaaagaaaaaaaaaagaaatagaatttatatAATGGGGAGATCCAGAATAATCATCACGGTGGTTGTTTGTCACCAGACAAAAGAATTTCCTTTATAGTAAAGGACTTCAAAAACAACAAGAGAAAACTATATattaacaacaaataaaaatttgaaaaatgaaatatagaaaatTTAGATAGATACTCGTATCTTCTAATTTATGAGGCTTGGTCATCTCCACAAACTTACCTAATTGTTTATGGACTTTCtactttgtttattatttttcaggacagggtttctcttagtagccctggcagtcctggaactcactctgtagaccaggctggcctcaaactcaaagatctgtctgcttctgcctccctagttctggaattaaaggcatacaccaccaacACCAGgctaaagatttttgttttatgtatctgGATGCTTTGCCTTACTGAGAAACAGtctcacattaaaaaataaataaataagggggctgaagcgatggctcagcagttaagagcttcTTAACTGCTTGTCCatctggctgcccttccagaggacttgggttcagttcccagcactcacatggcagatcacaaaataacggtaactccagttccaggggatctgacaccctcacacaggcatattTGCAAGTGAAACACCagcataaaaactaaaaatatttttaaaaagaaaacctcttataaaagaaacaaaaagaccagaaagataatataaaaaagtGACTATATTCAGAAAAAGTGACTGTATAAAATGGAACATGAGGGAACAGAATAGAAATGTTTCACTAGCCatgtcaaatttttaaaaatcactgacaTAAGTCatgcatggtggcatatgcccaTCACCCCAGCAAGTGGGAGTGGGGTCATGCTTtagagaccagcctaggctacattatAAAATGCTGGGTCTTTTTAAAACAGCTAAAGCCAGagtgtgcctgtaactccagaacacaggaggcagaggcaggcagatctctgttaggctccaggacagccatgactaCATAGAACTTCTCTCAAAACAAACTTCAGCATGCTAAGTTCCTTGATACAAGAATTCTTCAAGGGCCTATTGGGCCAGTTAGGGCACCCCCTCAGCTGACAGTGGGCAAGGTGTTGGTTAGGAAAGGCTTCCTAGGGGAGGGACCTTTCTTTGGTCAGGAAACATGAGTAGGAGTTGAGGAGTGTCGGGACAGGATTAAGTCCCTTGGATTCATAACTGACACACTTTGCCACTCAATCTAGGTGACACTGCTAAATGTTCTCTGCTTCAAACCTGGCTCCTGACCAAAGGCCCAGCCCAATAAACAGACAGTTGGCTTTCTTTCAACTGGAACTGAAAAACCAGCTGTCCTCCAAGGTTCAGCTAGTGAATCGTCAGCAAACATCTATAGCCATCACCATATTGTACAATCCTGGGAATGTGCGTGGGCTCAGACAACCTGCCAGAGACCCCAATATGACTCATCTCACCCATAAGCATGAGTCAAGAGGATGAAATAAACATGTTTACACCCTTTCTCACTCCAATCCCCTTTGCCTTTCAGTGTATCCTAAACATCGCTTGAGTTTCTTGTCATCATtctctatgtatacatatatctatatgtaattagatagatagatagatagatagatagatagatagatagatagatagatggatgatggatagatggatagatgagaagatgggtagatggatagagacagacagacagacagatattccTGTGTGTGCAGGAGTGAATGTGCCCATGGAGGCTCCAGGTTGAACTCCTCCTTGAACACTCTGCACCTTATTCATTGTGGCAGAGGTTCTCAGCTGATCGGAGAGCTCACCCACACACTAGTTGGGCTAGCCAGCTTGCTATGCAGATCCCACGTCTCTGCCTTCCAGGCACTAAAATTACAGGTGGGCTGTCATTAGAACAGGGCATTAATGTGCATCTAAACTCTGGTCTGCTTCCTATTCGTGTGGTCTTTGCGACTTCCACCATGGCATACTGCAGCCAGGGCCAGAAGGTGCAGAAGGTGATGGTGCAGCCCAGCAGCCTTATCATCAGATACTTGCAAAATAGATCTCGAATTCAGGTGTGGCTGTATGAACAAGTGAATATGTGGATAGAGGGTTGTATTATTGGCTTTGATGAATACATGAACCTTGTATTAGATGATACAGAAGaaattcattctaaaacaaagttAGGAAAACAACTGGGCCAGATCATGCTAAAAGGAGATAATATCGCTCTGCTCCAAAGTGTTTCCAACTAGCAGTGGTCAAGCATGGGAGAAGTCGAGAAGGGGGTTCAGGTGTCTTTTAAAGGTGTCATCTGCTGGGGACATCTTGTTTTACTTGCACATTATCATTAGGTAATGATAAATGtgatattgtttttgtttaaaaaaacaaaaaacaaaaaaaacctctgatCCTCACACTTGTTCTGCAAATGCTCTAACCATTGAGACACCTCCCCAAGCTCTCTACCTATATTGATTTTTGCAAATAAGCAATCTTTGATTtaacacaattttatttatatttatttatttatctggagacagggtcttttgtagccctggatgtcctggaactcactatgtagaccaggttggccctgaacttgcagagattctcctgcctctgcttcctaagtgctagaattaaaggtgtgcaccaccacaactggctctatttatttatttatttatttgagacagggccttactatatagctctggttagccttgaactcgcagagatctgctgcccctcagcctcccaagagcgGTGATaaaaggtgtatgtcaccacacccagcctcaaTTTAATTTTGATTCATTAATATTGGAATATTAATAAGGAAAgcataattaataaagaaagcaGGACTATGTTTCTAACAAGTCCTGCTTTCCTTAGTGCTCCAGTTCTTGTGATTAAAGGCTAACCCCCGGGGGCAGTACTGAGAGGTGGTGGAACCTTTAGCAGAACCAAGTTGGCCTTTAGGTCATTAAGGAACTACCTTCTGGGACCCTGTAAGCTCTTGCCAGAGTTCTTATAAAAGGAGCAAGAGCCTGACTCCATCCAGCTCTCTACTGCCTATTGAAGAGGTGAAGTTGTGGCCCAGTTCACACTCCAGCCATCTGCCACTGGACTCTTGCCGGGTCTATGGTTTGCCACGTGAATTCTTCAGcctttaaaactgtaagctaggggttggggatttagctcagtggtagagcgcttgcctagcaaacacaaggccctgggttcagtccccagctccgaaaaaaagaaaaaaaaacctgtaagctaaataaaacttttggggttttttttgttgttgttgttgttgttattgatggtggcttttgtttttaagacttatgtatacagtgttctgcctgccggccagaagagggcaccagatcccattataaataatcatgagccaccatgtggttgctgagaaatgaactcaggacctctggaagagcaggacctcttaacctctgagccatctgggCAGCCCAgacttctgttttttatttatttttttcttttctttttttcggaactggggaccgaatccagggcccttgcgcttgctaggcaagcgctctaccactgagctaaatccccaacccgacttctgttttttaatagaatttttatttattttttgagagtttcatacatcTATACAATGTGTCTTGGTCATATCCACCATTATTCTCCCTTGGCACTCCACTGGATCCTTCCTAAGAAGTCCCCctcaaacaattttttaaaaataactcagaATCCAATTAGTGCTGCCAGCCTGCATGTGACACCCTGAAGAGAAATAACCAGTAGCCATCAACTTCCAGATCTCAGGTAGCCACTACTGTTTCGAagtcccgatcctcctgcctctacctcccaagtactgagattatagctGCACCATTATTCCCAGCTAAACTTATTTTCCCATAAATATCCTGCTTCAATATTTTAGTATAGTGGAGAAGCACTTTGACTCCTACCATTTCTCTGAGgttgttgtttttgatacagggtaGTACACTGTACTTTacgctggcctagaactcattatgtagcccaggctgacctcaaacttgcagcatCCTCCATCCtcagcctaccaagtgctggcattctagatgtgtgccaccatactcagcttttggttttgttttctaaatgttttattagGGGCTGAACAGAAGTGGGTGGTCCTAGATGACCACTCTACATTTTGTAATCTATAAAAGGACAccgctggggctggagagatggttcagcggttaagagcacaagTTTTTCATCCAgatgtcctaagttcaattcccagcaaccacttggtggcttacaaccatctgaaatgggatctgatgccctcttctggcacacaagcatacaaataaataaataaataaataaataaataaggacacCATTGGAGTACATTTCCTCTGTGAATGAACATGAACACTctgagattgatttttttttttttttaaggcagggtctcattattggagccctggctagcctgaaactcactatgtagaccaggctagtctttttttttttttttttttttttgttttttttttcgagctggggacccgaacccagggccttatgcttcccctaggtaagcgcctctaccgctgagctaaatccccagccccagaccaggctagtcttaaactcacaaagacacacttacctctgcctcttgagtgctggggttagaaaCATGTGCTACCACAACCAgtccttgattttgtttttgagacagtctcactaaaCTATCCCTGGACTCAGCCCCCAGCTTCAGCCCCTCAGGTGCTGGCATTTCAGAAACATGCCTAGGTGATTCTACAGGTCAGGAACCACCCTGATGTTCTCAGAGATATTTGGTGAGTTCTGGGTGCAGGATTTGTGACCTGGGGCCACAGAGT is a window of Rattus rattus isolate New Zealand chromosome 17, Rrattus_CSIRO_v1, whole genome shotgun sequence DNA encoding:
- the LOC116886446 gene encoding small nuclear ribonucleoprotein E-like, which gives rise to MAYCSQGQKVQKVMVQPSSLIIRYLQNRSRIQVWLYEQVNMWIEGCIIGFDEYMNLVLDDTEEIHSKTKLGKQLGQIMLKGDNIALLQSVSN
- the Agrp gene encoding agouti-related protein isoform X2, with amino-acid sequence MLTAMLLSCVLLLALPPTLGVHMGVAPLKGIRRPDQALFPEFSGLSLKKTAADRAEDVLLQKAEALAEVLDPQNRESRSPRRCVRLHESCLGQQVPCCDLCATCYCRFFNTFCYCRKLGTGTTNLCSRT